One Cucurbita pepo subsp. pepo cultivar mu-cu-16 chromosome LG07, ASM280686v2, whole genome shotgun sequence genomic region harbors:
- the LOC111798790 gene encoding ATP-dependent DNA helicase Q-like SIM: MLQRSGKRAQSLLVPMRQSSILDHFSLTNRGKRSKTEAEPVLPIFEPEVSHYPVEDTQEHRICDLQAESDSYLVDWSQEPDTLLDWEKKLNRLLKKHFGYPFLKKFQKEALEAWLNNQDCLVLAATGSGKSICFQLPALLTGKVVVVISPLISLMHDQCLKLAKHGVSACFLGSGQPDSSVEKKAMGGAYSIIYVCPETVLRLIQPLQKLAETRGIALFAIDEVHCVSKWGHDFRPDYRRLSILRENFSSSTLKFLRFDVPLMALTATATVQVREDILKSLCMSKETKIILTSFFRPNLRFSVKHSKTTSPSSYRKDFSDLIDMYAGNRRSGNKKQTIISHKLDSVLHCSTDNILREADRKSPDDVEESDDSDSDRDDIDSEEECLQTSSSGRTMSVEYLENEVDVFQSVDDWDVACGEFCGQLLCEDRDVDASLEEIDVLDKAEERLKSCRETLEQGPTIVYVPTRKETLSVSKFLCQSGVKAAAYNASLPKSHLRTVHKDFHDNNVEVVVATIAFGMGIDKSNVRRIIHYGWPQSLEAYYQEAGRAGRDGKLADCILFANLTRIPSLLPNRRSEEQTNQAYRMLSDCFRYGMNTTNCRAQKLVEYFGESFDHKKCFMCDVCVKGPPNMQNLKEEANILMQVIAAHHQYLLEGLYDDFTYGDVKQRFREKPSLRLFVSKVREQSMKFAATDMLWWRGLTRILEAKGYLKEGDNRNHVQIKFPEPTKLGLEFLSRNDQIFNVCPEADMLLSMAKPKSFSSFSEWGRGWADPAIRRERLKRRRHFVDGSREPRPRKGRKRKSRKHNSDTKTVRGRLTAKLSVKK, from the exons ATGCTTCAGCGAAGCGGAAAAAGAGCTCAGTCTTTGTTGGTTCCAATGCGACAGTCTAGCATTCTGGATCACTTTTCTCTAACCAATAGGGGTAAACGTAGTAAGACTGAAGCTGAACCAGTTCTTCCAATTTTCGAACCAGAAGTGTCCCATTATCCCGTGGAAGATACTCAGGAGCATCGAATATGTGACCTTCAAGCTGAATCAGATTCTTATCTGGTTGATTGGTCACAAGAACCAGATACCCTGTTGGATTGGGAGAAGAAGTTGAATAGGCTCCTGAAAAAGCATTTTGGCTATCCGTTCTTGAAAAAGTTCCAAAAGGAAGCTCTGGAAGCATGGTTAAACAACCAAGATTGTCTAGTTCTTGCTGCAACAGGATCTG GGAAATCTATCTGTTTTCAGCTCCCAGCTTTATTAACAGGCAAGGTGGTGGTTGTTATTTCGCCATTGATAAGCTTGATGCACGATCAATGCTTAAAACTTGCAAAGCATGGGGTTTCTGCCTGCTTTCTTGGGTCTGGGCAACCTGACAGTTCTGTGGAAAAGAAAGCAATGGGAGGGGCATATAGCATTATCTATGTTTGCCCAGAAACAGTTTTAAG GTTGATTCAACCACTTCAAAAGCTAGCTGAAACTCGTGGAATTGCATTGTTTGCAATTGATGAAGTACACTGTGTTTCTAAATGGGGCCATGACTTCCGGCCAGACTACAG GCGTTTGTCTATTCTGCGAGAGAATTTCAGCTCTTCAACCCTAAAATTTTTGAGATTTGACGTGCCTTTGATGGCATTGACTGCAACTGCCACAGTTCAAGTTCGAGAAGACATTTTAAAGTCATTATGTATGTCAAAGGAAACAAAGATTATTCTAACTTCATTTTTCAGGCCAAATCTTCGCTTCTCC gtAAAACATAGTAAAACAACTTCACCATCCTCTTATAGGAAGGACTTCAGCGATCTTATAGACATGTATGCTGGAAATAGAAGATCTGGCAACAAGAAACAAACTATAATCTCTCACAAATTAGACAGTGTATTACATTGCTCAACTGACAATATTTTACGTGAGGCAGACAGAAAGTCTCCAGATGATGTGGAGGAGAGTGATGATTCTGACTCAGATAGAGATGATATAGATTCTGAAGAAGAATGTTTGCAAACCTCCTCATCAGGAAGGACAATGTCTGTTGAATACTTGGAAAACGAGGTTGATGTCTTTCAGAGTGTAGATGATTGGGATG TTGCATGTGGTGAGTTCTGCGGACAATTGCTTTGTGAGGACAGGGATGTCGATGCATCGTTGGAGGAGATTGATGTGCTGGATAAAGCAGAAGAAAGACTAAAAAGTTGTCGAGAGACTCTAGAACAAGGGCCAACTATTGTATATGTTCCGACTAGAAAAGAAACTTTGAGTGTCTCAAAGTTTCTTTGTCAATCTGGTGTCAAGGCAGCTGCGTACAATGCATCG CTTCCAAAATCCCATTTAAGGACGGTTCACAAGGATTTTCACGATAACAATGTTGAG GTTGTAGTTGCAACAATAGCATTTGGAATGGGGATTGACAAGTCAAATGTACGGAGAATTATTCACTATGGTTGGCCTCAG AGTTTGGAAGCTTATTATCAAGAAGCTGGTCGTGCTGGAAGGGATGGGAAATTGGCAGATTGTA TTCTATTTGCAAACCTGACAAGAATACCATCTCTTTTGCCGAATCGAAGAAGTGAAGAACAAACTAATCAAGCATATAGAATGCTGTCTGATTGCTTCAG GTATGGGATGAACACTACAAACTGTCGGGCACAGAAACTGGTGGAATACTTTGGCGAGTCTTTTGATCACAAGAAGTGTTTCAT GTGTGATGTTTGTGTGAAAGGACCTCCAAATATGCAGAATTTGAAGGAGGAAGCAAATATATTAATGCAGGTCATTGCTGCTCATCAT CAATATTTACTTGAAGGATTGTACGATGATTTCACATACGGTGATGTCAAACAGAGATTCAGGGAGAAGCCAAGTTTGAGGTTGTTTGTCAGTAAAGTAAGAGAGCAG TCTATGAAATTCGCGGCAACTGATATGCTCTGGTGGCGAGGTCTTACAAGAATTTTGGAAGCTAAAGGTTACTTGAAAGAAGGAGATAACAGG AACCATGTTCAGATAAAATTCCCTGAGCCAACCAAGCTGGGATTGGAGTTTCTATCCAGAAATGACCAAATATTCAATGTTTGCCCTGAAGCAGACATGCTCCTCTCAATGGCCAAACCCAAATCCTTCTCATCCTTCTCAGAATGGGGCAGAGGCTGGGCAGATCCTGCCATACGACGAGAACGTCTTAAACGTCGGAGACACTTCGTCGACGGGTCACGAGAGCCACGGCCACGAAAggggagaaaaaggaaatcaaGAAAACATAACTCTGATACGAAAACAGTTCGAGGTAGATTAACTGCTAAACTGTCAGTCAAGAAGTGA
- the LOC111798791 gene encoding putative protease Do-like 14 isoform X2 encodes MIPLLRKVASSRNTLGRIAAIAAAGSCIWYAGSKLDSGSSVVLSIPAALSEPLFLPWQTAHGFTIHPSGAFDHQKLGLSFCSSRVSPAPPSGVEKEKPGDTQKPCPRCLDRDTIANAAADVGPAVVNISVSHGIYGIATAKSMGSGTIIDKDGTILTCAHVVTDFHGPRAASKGKVEVTLQDGRTFEGTVMNADFHSDIAIVKINSKSPLPMAKLGSSSKLRPGDWVVAIGCPLSLQNTVTAGIVSCVDRKSSDLGLGGMRREYLQTDCAINVGNSGGPLVNVDGEVIGVNIMKVDDAVGLSFAVPIDSVSKITEQFKKRGRVIRPWLGLKMIDLNEMIIEQLKERDASFPDVTKGVLVAMVTPGSPAGRAGFRPGDVVIEFDKQPVASIQEIIEIMGDRVGIPLKAVVKRSLNSIITLTVLPEESNPDM; translated from the exons ATGATCCCGCTTCTT AGAAAGGTTGCGAGCTCACGCAATACGCTCGGACGGATCGCCGCAATTGCTGCTGCTGGTTCTTGTATCTGGTATGCCGGAAGTAAATTAGATTCTG GATCCTCTGTAGTGTTGTCAATTCCTGCTGCTTTGAGTGAGCCACTGTTCCTTCCATGGCAGACCGCGCACGGCTTCACGATTCATCCTTCGGGTGCATTTGATCACCAGAAATTGG gtctttcattttgttcttcaagaGTCAGTCCTGCTCCACCATCTGGTGTGGAGAAGGAAAAGCCTGGAGATACGCAGAAGCCTTGTCCAAGATGTTTGGATAGAGATACAATTGCAAATGCTGCAGCAGATGTTGGCCCTGCTGTTGTAAATATTTCTGTTTCACATG GTATTTATGGAATTGCTACTGCTAAAAGCATGGGATCCGGAACAATTATTGACAAGGATGGTACTATTTTAACATGTGCCCATGTCGTGACGGATTTTCATGGTCCACGAGCTGCATCCAAAGGAAAG GTAGAGGTTACTTTACAAGATGGTCGGACATTTGAAGGGACAGTAATGAATGCTGATTTTCACTCTGATATTGCCATTGTGAAAATCAATTCTAAAAGCCCTCTTCCCATGGCAAAGCTTGGTTCTTCAAGCAAGCTCCGACCAGGGGATTGGGTTGTAGCAATTGGGTGTCCACTTTCGCTTCAGAATACTGTCACAGCTGGTATAGTAAG TTGTGTTGACCGTAAGAGTAGTGATTTGGGTCTTGGTGGAATGCGAAGGGAATATCTACAAACAGATTGTGCAATTAACGTG GGAAATTCTGGGGGTCCTCTTGTTAATGTGGATGGAGAAGTTATTGGTGTAAATATTATGAAAGTGGATGATGCTGTTGGATTAAGTTTCGCTGTACCAATTGATTCAGTCTCCAAAATTACAGAGCAATTCAAGAAAAGAGG GAGAGTTATTCGGCCTTGGCTTGGATTGAAAATGATCGATCTCAATGAAATGATAATCGAACAACTTAAAGAAAGAGATGCATCTTTTCCAGACGTTACTAAAGGGGTTCTTGTAGCTATG GTAACTCCTGGATCCCCTGCTGGTCGTGCTGGGTTCCGTCCTGGTGATGTCGTCATCGAGTTCGATAAGCAACCTGTTGCCAGTATCCAAGAG ATCATTGAAATTATGGGAGATAGAGTTGGGATTCCATTGAAGGCAGTTGTGAAACGATCTCTTAATAGCATCATCACTTTGACTGTTCTTCCTGAGGAGTCCAATCCAGATATGTGA
- the LOC111798791 gene encoding putative protease Do-like 14 isoform X1, which produces MIPLLVRKVASSRNTLGRIAAIAAAGSCIWYAGSKLDSGSSVVLSIPAALSEPLFLPWQTAHGFTIHPSGAFDHQKLGLSFCSSRVSPAPPSGVEKEKPGDTQKPCPRCLDRDTIANAAADVGPAVVNISVSHGIYGIATAKSMGSGTIIDKDGTILTCAHVVTDFHGPRAASKGKVEVTLQDGRTFEGTVMNADFHSDIAIVKINSKSPLPMAKLGSSSKLRPGDWVVAIGCPLSLQNTVTAGIVSCVDRKSSDLGLGGMRREYLQTDCAINVGNSGGPLVNVDGEVIGVNIMKVDDAVGLSFAVPIDSVSKITEQFKKRGRVIRPWLGLKMIDLNEMIIEQLKERDASFPDVTKGVLVAMVTPGSPAGRAGFRPGDVVIEFDKQPVASIQEIIEIMGDRVGIPLKAVVKRSLNSIITLTVLPEESNPDM; this is translated from the exons ATGATCCCGCTTCTTGTT AGAAAGGTTGCGAGCTCACGCAATACGCTCGGACGGATCGCCGCAATTGCTGCTGCTGGTTCTTGTATCTGGTATGCCGGAAGTAAATTAGATTCTG GATCCTCTGTAGTGTTGTCAATTCCTGCTGCTTTGAGTGAGCCACTGTTCCTTCCATGGCAGACCGCGCACGGCTTCACGATTCATCCTTCGGGTGCATTTGATCACCAGAAATTGG gtctttcattttgttcttcaagaGTCAGTCCTGCTCCACCATCTGGTGTGGAGAAGGAAAAGCCTGGAGATACGCAGAAGCCTTGTCCAAGATGTTTGGATAGAGATACAATTGCAAATGCTGCAGCAGATGTTGGCCCTGCTGTTGTAAATATTTCTGTTTCACATG GTATTTATGGAATTGCTACTGCTAAAAGCATGGGATCCGGAACAATTATTGACAAGGATGGTACTATTTTAACATGTGCCCATGTCGTGACGGATTTTCATGGTCCACGAGCTGCATCCAAAGGAAAG GTAGAGGTTACTTTACAAGATGGTCGGACATTTGAAGGGACAGTAATGAATGCTGATTTTCACTCTGATATTGCCATTGTGAAAATCAATTCTAAAAGCCCTCTTCCCATGGCAAAGCTTGGTTCTTCAAGCAAGCTCCGACCAGGGGATTGGGTTGTAGCAATTGGGTGTCCACTTTCGCTTCAGAATACTGTCACAGCTGGTATAGTAAG TTGTGTTGACCGTAAGAGTAGTGATTTGGGTCTTGGTGGAATGCGAAGGGAATATCTACAAACAGATTGTGCAATTAACGTG GGAAATTCTGGGGGTCCTCTTGTTAATGTGGATGGAGAAGTTATTGGTGTAAATATTATGAAAGTGGATGATGCTGTTGGATTAAGTTTCGCTGTACCAATTGATTCAGTCTCCAAAATTACAGAGCAATTCAAGAAAAGAGG GAGAGTTATTCGGCCTTGGCTTGGATTGAAAATGATCGATCTCAATGAAATGATAATCGAACAACTTAAAGAAAGAGATGCATCTTTTCCAGACGTTACTAAAGGGGTTCTTGTAGCTATG GTAACTCCTGGATCCCCTGCTGGTCGTGCTGGGTTCCGTCCTGGTGATGTCGTCATCGAGTTCGATAAGCAACCTGTTGCCAGTATCCAAGAG ATCATTGAAATTATGGGAGATAGAGTTGGGATTCCATTGAAGGCAGTTGTGAAACGATCTCTTAATAGCATCATCACTTTGACTGTTCTTCCTGAGGAGTCCAATCCAGATATGTGA